A genomic window from Flavobacterium hankyongi includes:
- a CDS encoding glycosyltransferase, producing the protein MGVVKKIKKYFHKKEKLKQLKTENIPNLNFFDSDKRTIVFVSGALPTHDKDSGSNRLLEIILAFKNQNYNCILSVENVFENDKYVQFYKNLGIIVYVESNKFKNLTTFLGSIKTIDYIWFYGPNTLKTHLENLSKRFPNAKSIFDMVDIHFLRYKRAIELNPSKISLKKRYNKYFKIETQLAKKADIVVAISEKEKGFMHKYLPESNIIIISNVHYPKVDKHSVPTFEERKDILFIGSAHTPNIDAVHYLYNKIMPLVWKKLPEINVNIIGNVKECIDSINHPNFHFLGFVENVESYFFNSRLMVAPLTYGAGVKGKIGQAFEFYLPVVTTSIGAEGMFLIDKINADITDDTNEFAERIINTYSNKSHWNLLSNNSEKSLYPFSKEKLNETIIDL; encoded by the coding sequence ATGGGAGTTGTAAAAAAAATAAAAAAATATTTCCATAAAAAAGAAAAGCTAAAACAACTAAAAACAGAAAACATTCCTAATTTGAATTTCTTTGATTCAGATAAAAGAACCATTGTTTTTGTTTCTGGAGCACTACCAACCCATGATAAAGATTCAGGATCTAATCGGTTATTGGAAATAATTTTAGCATTTAAAAATCAAAATTACAATTGTATTCTCTCTGTCGAAAATGTATTTGAGAACGACAAATATGTTCAATTTTATAAAAATTTAGGAATCATTGTTTATGTTGAATCCAATAAATTTAAAAATCTAACTACCTTTCTAGGATCAATAAAAACTATAGATTACATATGGTTCTATGGCCCTAACACATTAAAAACTCATCTTGAAAATCTTTCAAAAAGATTTCCCAACGCCAAATCTATTTTTGATATGGTGGATATCCATTTTTTGCGATACAAAAGGGCTATAGAATTAAATCCTTCAAAAATTTCCTTAAAAAAAAGATATAATAAATACTTCAAAATTGAAACGCAGTTAGCGAAAAAGGCTGATATTGTTGTTGCTATTTCTGAAAAAGAAAAAGGTTTTATGCATAAATATCTTCCAGAAAGCAACATTATAATTATTTCAAATGTTCACTACCCTAAAGTAGATAAGCATTCTGTTCCAACTTTTGAAGAAAGAAAAGATATTCTTTTCATTGGTTCTGCACATACCCCAAACATAGATGCTGTTCATTATTTATACAATAAAATAATGCCTCTTGTATGGAAAAAACTCCCTGAAATCAATGTTAACATTATTGGTAATGTTAAAGAATGTATTGATTCTATAAATCATCCAAATTTTCATTTTCTTGGCTTTGTTGAAAATGTTGAATCTTATTTTTTTAATTCAAGATTAATGGTTGCACCACTAACTTATGGCGCTGGTGTTAAAGGGAAAATTGGCCAAGCATTTGAATTTTATCTTCCTGTGGTAACCACATCAATTGGAGCTGAAGGTATGTTTTTAATAGATAAAATTAATGCTGATATCACAGACGATACAAATGAATTTGCTGAAAGAATTATTAATACATATTCAAACAAATCTCACTGGAATCTATTGTCTAATAATTCTGAAAAAAGTCTTTATCCATTTTCAAAAGAAAAATTAAACGAAACTATCATAGACTTATAA
- a CDS encoding glycosyltransferase, producing the protein MRILYFYPENPLLKNQGNNARALSLLNYFKNRNITVDFVGVAEDKFKQEDIIEIEKSGLIKKGYLLNCFKRSKHQLKYFFCFSLPNKIFKKIKEFDRIRFGQKENFETILKQNQYDYIIISYVYWANLVKNRSLCKNAKLLIDTHDFLTSQFQESKNFKLGKWFEKEISILNTFDKILAISIEEQFVFSQFIDKEIKIVAHTLSNKSSLKTDPTYDIVYVASDNDHNKKAVKWFFDKVYPLLPKNLKICVVGRISNYIDDYPNVEKNVFVEDLDSVYSASRIAICPMLSGTGVKIKVIEAMSFGLPIVCNDRGVDGLTNKTHNGCLVTNNEVEFAQNIEKLLSDSSYYDKVSTEAKIYFNENHNQDTVYKELDKIFNL; encoded by the coding sequence ATGAGAATATTATATTTCTATCCAGAGAATCCGTTATTAAAAAACCAAGGAAATAACGCTAGGGCGTTGTCCTTGCTTAATTATTTTAAAAATAGAAATATAACGGTTGATTTTGTTGGAGTTGCTGAAGATAAATTTAAACAAGAAGATATTATAGAAATTGAGAAATCAGGATTAATAAAAAAAGGGTATTTGCTTAATTGTTTCAAGAGAAGTAAGCATCAGCTTAAGTATTTTTTTTGCTTTTCATTGCCAAATAAAATTTTTAAGAAAATTAAAGAGTTCGATAGAATTCGTTTTGGACAGAAAGAAAATTTTGAAACCATACTAAAACAAAATCAATATGACTACATTATCATATCTTATGTTTATTGGGCAAATTTAGTTAAAAACAGAAGTTTGTGTAAAAATGCTAAATTACTAATAGATACACATGATTTTTTAACTTCTCAATTTCAAGAATCTAAAAACTTTAAACTAGGAAAATGGTTTGAAAAGGAAATTTCAATTTTAAATACTTTCGATAAGATTTTGGCAATTTCTATTGAAGAGCAATTTGTTTTTTCTCAGTTTATAGATAAAGAAATTAAAATAGTGGCTCATACTTTGTCTAATAAATCTTCTTTAAAAACAGATCCAACTTATGATATTGTATATGTAGCGAGTGATAATGATCATAATAAAAAAGCTGTAAAATGGTTTTTTGATAAAGTATATCCTTTGTTGCCTAAAAATTTAAAAATATGTGTTGTGGGGAGGATATCAAATTATATTGATGATTATCCAAATGTAGAAAAAAATGTATTTGTGGAAGATTTAGACTCTGTTTATTCCGCTTCAAGAATTGCTATTTGTCCGATGCTTAGCGGGACAGGTGTAAAAATAAAAGTGATAGAAGCTATGTCTTTTGGTTTGCCTATTGTATGCAATGATAGAGGTGTTGATGGATTAACCAATAAAACACACAATGGATGCTTAGTTACAAATAACGAAGTAGAGTTTGCTCAAAATATAGAAAAACTACTTTCAGATAGTAGTTACTATGACAAAGTTTCGACTGAAGCTAAAATCTATTTTAATGAAAATCATAATCAAGATACTGTTTACAAGGAACTTGATAAAATTTTTAATTTATAA
- a CDS encoding glycosyltransferase family 2 protein: MNNILVSIIIPVYNVEKFIVETIESVLNQNFKGIELILVDDGSTDNSLKLCEQFLEKDYNITLLRQKNSGVSIARNNGLNQAKGKYIYFLDSDDTIATDFIKTSYEIAKKGDCDIVVVGDYYCNRIQNVFVLPTCALFLKLDFLENHQDIRFPEKIQPCEDGLFSHQLLVLTDKIGINPAAEYYYREHENQNHLMINNQAEKLLRQIPEWFRILIDFYKRYNLFQTHSIDLARFVEHEPFELRYLSMPFNLNQKKELHQLIKDFVTKEIFPFMSRKQQKRLSSSFLLFVNSKNSLEFDRKYILKLRKEKIICKAKLILINTIPFRKIRKSLRTQLKEKYNKLQISSI; the protein is encoded by the coding sequence ATGAACAACATTTTAGTTTCAATTATCATTCCTGTCTACAATGTAGAAAAATTTATTGTGGAAACTATTGAAAGTGTTCTAAATCAAAATTTTAAAGGGATAGAGCTTATTTTGGTTGACGATGGTTCTACTGATAACTCTTTAAAATTATGTGAACAATTTTTAGAAAAGGATTATAATATTACACTTTTAAGGCAAAAAAATTCAGGTGTTTCAATAGCAAGAAATAATGGATTGAATCAAGCAAAAGGTAAATATATTTATTTTTTAGATTCAGACGACACTATTGCTACTGATTTTATTAAAACCTCTTATGAAATTGCTAAAAAAGGAGATTGCGATATAGTAGTTGTTGGAGATTATTATTGTAATCGCATTCAAAATGTTTTTGTGTTGCCTACATGTGCTTTGTTTCTTAAGCTAGACTTTTTAGAAAATCATCAAGACATAAGATTTCCTGAAAAAATTCAGCCTTGTGAAGATGGATTGTTTTCTCATCAATTATTAGTCTTAACAGATAAAATAGGAATCAATCCTGCAGCTGAATATTATTACAGGGAGCATGAAAATCAAAATCATCTAATGATAAACAATCAGGCAGAAAAATTACTAAGACAGATACCCGAATGGTTTAGAATATTAATTGATTTTTATAAAAGATATAATTTATTTCAAACTCATTCTATAGATCTTGCTCGTTTTGTTGAGCATGAACCTTTTGAATTGAGATATCTTTCAATGCCTTTTAATTTGAACCAAAAAAAGGAATTACATCAGTTAATAAAAGACTTTGTGACCAAAGAGATATTTCCTTTTATGTCGAGAAAGCAACAAAAAAGATTGAGTTCTTCTTTCTTGTTGTTTGTAAATTCTAAAAATTCTTTGGAATTCGATAGAAAGTATATACTTAAACTTAGAAAAGAGAAAATTATCTGTAAAGCTAAGTTGATACTAATAAATACCATTCCTTTTCGGAAAATTAGAAAAAGTCTCAGAACGCAATTGAAGGAAAAGTACAATAAATTGCAGATCTCGTCTATTTAG
- a CDS encoding L-threonylcarbamoyladenylate synthase has product MDINTEVHNAFEVIKNGGIILYPTDTVWGIGCDATNPEAIKKIFALKQREETKSMIVLTNGDRMMYNIFKEIPEVAWQILDLSEKPTTLILDNPRNVADNVIAEDKTLGVRMVTEPFCFKLMERMKKPLVSTSANISGEPTPKSFKEISPEIIKGVDYVVNLHHDKICDKPSTIIKLTNDCQVKIIRK; this is encoded by the coding sequence ATGGACATCAACACAGAAGTTCACAACGCATTCGAAGTCATTAAAAATGGAGGAATTATTCTTTATCCAACAGATACCGTTTGGGGAATAGGTTGTGATGCTACAAATCCAGAAGCGATCAAGAAAATTTTTGCACTAAAGCAACGTGAAGAAACTAAAAGTATGATTGTACTTACAAATGGTGACCGTATGATGTACAATATATTCAAGGAAATTCCAGAAGTAGCTTGGCAAATCCTCGATTTATCTGAAAAACCCACTACTTTAATTCTTGACAATCCAAGAAATGTGGCTGATAATGTAATAGCCGAAGACAAAACTCTTGGGGTTAGAATGGTAACAGAACCATTTTGCTTTAAGCTAATGGAACGAATGAAAAAACCACTAGTTTCTACCTCAGCAAATATTTCTGGAGAACCTACACCAAAATCTTTTAAAGAAATATCGCCTGAAATTATTAAAGGTGTTGACTATGTAGTAAATTTGCACCACGATAAAATTTGCGATAAGCCTTCTACTATCATTAAATTAACAAATGATTGTCAAGTGAAAATTATTCGTAAGTAA